From a region of the Drosophila nasuta strain 15112-1781.00 unplaced genomic scaffold, ASM2355853v1 ctg144_pilon, whole genome shotgun sequence genome:
- the LOC132797523 gene encoding uncharacterized protein LOC132797523: protein MSCVAANSGVACVIRNLRPSYSFKPCEIQYISARQLQIRKYHRENTLKEQRRKVIPKLVYLHNPWKYLITKLNMWKLKWVWDYNFSEAEFIEGSKQAAIVMTDIIRQQRVNKIGEFTTAVGFQQITRDMLLSRNDSRLQLVRFKKEHLRRAIPMKVATRKNYGRKYVFIDMLFVGLRNTKDFESPRELVEINDVLRRMDTELKTPVEVISVPHRIIFAEIFIRFRRDYTAEWRRKQNAKNPIQVNYRNRNHHSAAPTDKIISNHPSNLTLEKVLSRINDPDWSVSFYKILTFDVLNYDPQPNNRS from the coding sequence ATGAGCTGTGTTGCCGCAAACAGTGGCGTCGCATGCGTGATACGCAATCTCCGTCCCAGTTATAGTTTTAAGCCATGTGAGATTCAATATATCTCTGCCAGGCAACTGCAAATCCGCAAATATCATCGTGAGAATACTCTGAAGGAGCAGAGGCGTAAAGTAATACCGAAACTTGTGTATTTGCACAATCCATGGAAATATCTGATAACTAAGTTGAACATGTGGAAGCTCAAATGGGTTTGGGATTACAATTTCAGTGAAGCCGAATTCATCGAGGGCTCCAAGCAGGCAGCCATTGTGATGACGGACATTATACGACAACAGCGTGTGAACAAAATTGGTGAATTCACAACAGCCGTGGGTTTTCAACAGATCACAAGGGATATGTTGTTATCTCGCAACGATTCACGATTGCAATTGGTGCGCTTCAAGAAGGAGCATCTTCGTCGGGCGATACCAATGAAGGTAGCAACCCGTAAAAACTATGGCCGCAAATATGTGTTTATTGATATGTTGTTTGTTGGTCTGCGCAATACGAAGGACTTTGAGTCGCCCAGAGAACTAGTGGAGATCAACGATGTCCTGCGGCGCATGGATACCGAACTGAAGACGCCAGTCGAGGTCATTTCTGTGCCACATCGCATTATCTTCGCCGAGATCTTCATACGATTTCGACGGGACTACACAGCCGAATGGCGGCGCAAGCAGAATGCGAAAAATCCAATCCAAGTCAACTACCGCAACCGTAATCATCATTCAGCTGCGCCGACAGATAAGATTATTTCAAATCATCCATCAAATTTAACACTTGAGAAAGTTCTATCACGTATTAATGATCCTGACTGGTCGGTTTCCTTCTACAAAATCTTAACATTCGATGTGCTCAATTATGATCCGCAGCCCAATAATAGATCATag